ATCTCCTCGACCCCGCGGCGGGGAGCGGCGCCTTCTGGGAGCGCTTCAAGGCGATCCCGCTTACCCCCGGCGGCGCTGTCTCGCTGTCCACCGGGCTGGAGGCGCGGCTGCGCGGCGAGGCGGTGCGCAACAGCGGCTGGGGGCAGGACGAGCCCAGGAACGACGCCTACGGCCTGTGGCGGCTGCTGCCCTACGCCGACCTGCGCGCCGGCCCGGCCCTGCGCGTCTTCGGCCAGCTCGTCATGGCCGGCTCGGCGGGCAAGCTTGGGCCGGAGGGGGCGCCGGACGTCGACCGCGCCGACCTGCTGCAGGGCTTCGCCGACCTGTCCGTCCCGTTGGGCAGCGCGCAGGGAACGCTGCGGGCGGGGCGCCAGATGCTCGCCTACGGGTCGGAACGGCTGATCAGCCTGCGCTACGGCGCCAACGTCCCCCGAGCCTTCGACGCGGTGACGGGCATCGTGCAATCCGGCCCCTGGCGGGTGGACGGCTTCCTCGGCCGCCCGGTCCGCGCGGCGCCGGACCTGTTCGATGACCGGCGCGACGGCGGGCGCTCCGCCTGGGGGCTGTACGCCACGCGCGGCGCGGCGGCGGGCTGGGGCACCGGCCTGGACGCCTACTACATTGGCTACGGCAACCGGGCGGCGTCCTTTGAGGGCGGGCAGGGGCGGGAGGAGCGGCACACGCTGGGCACCCGCCTGTTCGGCAAGACCGGCGGCTGGGACTGGAACTGGGAGGCGATGCTCCAGGCTGGGCGCATTGATGGCGACACCATCGCCGCATGGTCGGTCGCCAGCGACACCGGCCACCGCTGGGAGGATCTGCCGCTGCGCCCGCGGCTCGGGCTGAAGGCCAACATCGCCAGCGGCGATCGCGACCCCGGCGACGGGCGCTTGGGCACCTTCAACCCCCTCTTTCCCCGCGCGAAGTATTTCGGGGAGCTGACCCCGGTCGGGCCGCTGAACCTGATGAACCTGCATCCGTCCGTGGATCTGGCGCTGTCGGACGACGTCAGCCTGTCCGCCTCGGCCATCGCCTATTGGCGGATGAGCCTGGAGGACGGCGTCTACGACCTGTCCGGGAACCTGCTCCGCTCCGGCGCCGGATCGCGGTCGCGCCACATCGGCACGCAGGGGGAGCTTGTGCTGTCCTACGCCGCGGGACGCACGGTCGAGGGGCTACTGTCCTACTCGCTGTTCCGGCCCGGCTCCTTCCTCCAGGACACCGGTCCCGCGAAGACGATCCACTTCGTCGGGATGGAGGCGGTGTTCAAGTTCTGATGGGCCATCGGTATGTTTCGGTACGGTACCTGCGTCGGCACCCTCCTTTGACGGCATGGTTGCGAACGTCGTGATGCATGGGGGCGCCGCAGCATGGTCCGCAGCACCGGTCCGGTCTTTTTCCTCCTCGCAACCCTTGCCTCGCCGGTTGGGCCGGTTGGATTGCGGGCGCCGGCCATGGCCGCCGAGATGCCGGATCGGACGGCGCAGGGGGCCGACGTGTTCGACCTGTTCGACGAGAACCACGACGGGCGGATTTCGAACGCGGAGTTTCAGAACAACAAGATCCTGGTCTTCTACGTCTGGGACCGCAACCGGGACCTCGTCCTGACACCGGACGAAACGCCGCTGCGGCCCGAGGTCTTCGCCCGCGCCGCCGGGCCGGACGGGCGGATCGACAGCCTGGAATTCATCACGGTCATCGACGAGGCGTTCCTCATCGCCGACACCAACCGCGATTCCACGCTCGACCGGCAGGAGTTCTTTGCCTTCCGGCAGCGCATCCGCCCCTAAAACATGCGGCGGTCAGCAGGGCTTCGCCGTCCGCGGCGACGGTTGCGGTGGGATACGGTAACTTACGCCCGCTGTCGTGTCGGGCCCTCTGCCGTGTTGGGAACGCCGGGCACCCGTGTAACGTTGCGTCCAAGCGATTCAAACACAGGCGGAGACGATCCATGAAGCGCCGAGTCCGTGCCATCCTTGCGGTGTTTCTGACCGGCACGGCCCTGGCCGGCTGCGCGCCGGCGTCCGAAACCGCGCCGCCGTCCACCGCCATGGCCCCGGCGAGCATGGAGCCCACGCCGCGGCTGTCCATGGTCGAGAACGTCCGCTCCACCGCCAAGGTCCGCGGCGTCGACAAGGCGGCACGGACGGTGATCCTGCAATTCCAGGACGGGCGGGAGGAGGCGGTGACCGCCGGAAGCGGGGTGCGCAACTTCGACCGCATCAAGGTGGGCGACACCGTGCAGATCGAATATGCCCGCCTGACCAACATCGTCACTCAGCCGCCCGGCGGCGGGCCGGGCGCCGTTCAACGAAGCAGCACGGACCGCGCCGCGGTCGGCGAGATGCCGCGCGCGTCGGCGATCACAACCACCCAGGTGACCGAGGTCGTCGAGGCCATCGACCTCGGCCGGCGGATGGTCACCCTGCGCGGGCCGCAGGGACGCACGCGCACGGTTCCGGTCCCGCCGGACGTGCAGGGGCTGGAGACGGTGAAGCCCGGCGACGAGGTGGTGATCAGCCGGACGGAGGCTGCCACGGTCACCGTGATGCGATGAGGAGGGGGAAGAAGGCCACCGATGAGGGAAGGTGGCGCGAGTGACGGGACTTGAACCCGCGGCCTCCGGCGTGACAGGCCGGCGCTCTAACCAACTGAGCTACACCCGCAATATGGCTCCGGATGCTGGACTCGAACCAGCGACACGCGGATTAACAGTCCGCTGCTCTACCGACTGAGCTAATCCGGAACGGAGGCCGGCTTATAAGCCCCTTTCCGGGGGCTGGCAAGGGGGAATCGAACAGTCGGCGGGATTTTTTGCGCCAAGCCCGCGGCGGCGATGCAGGGCCGTGACAATGGGGCGGAAATGTGGCGAAGGCCTCGCGCATCGGTTGACAGCGGGCGCGGCTTTCGCTTCCTTCCGGCCCCGGTTCCCGTCATCTGCCGCTGGTCCCCATTCCCGATGTCCAAGGTCGTTCCCTTCGCCCAGGCGCGCGAAGCCCTTCTCGCCCGCCTCACCGAGCAGCTTCCTCCTTCCACCGAATGGGCGGGGCGTCTGATGCTGATGCCGGACGGCAACCGGGTGGAGCCGATGCCCGCGGCGAACGCCGTCGAGGTGCTGCGCGCCTTCCGCGCCGGGCTGGGCGAGGCCATCGGCGCCGCTCCCTGCTCGGTCGGCGGCATGTGGGTGTCGCGGGAGGATTGCCTGGACTGGGACGGGCTGCTGGCCCCGCTGGCGGTGGCCGCCGGCTATGTGGTGGCCGGGGCGACCGGGGGCGCGGGCCTGTCGGTGGAGCTGTTCCGCTGCAAGACCGCGCTGGCCGGCTGGGGCGTGCGCGGCCTGCGCGGGGAGCCGGCGGTGGCCCGCTCCGCCGGCTACGCCGTGGTGATGGTCAGCCGCCGCCCGGACGACCAGGAGATCGTCCTGGACCGCGTGATGGACACCTTCGGCTTCGTGATGCGCAGCCAGGGCGAGCCGGTGGTGGAGACCGGCGACCTGAACGCCCGGCTGGCCCGCCGGGCCTGCCCGCTGCGGCGATGACCGGGCGGTGACCGGGCAAGAACCGGGGGGGCGCTTACCGGTTCGGCGCGTTGGCCTGGACGATGCGGGCGACGGTCTGCAGACGCTGCACGTCGCGCACTTCCAGAACGATGCCCAGGTTCAGCGCGGCGAGCGTGTCGGCCAGGGACCGCATGCTGTCCCGCACCCGCTCCAGCGCGTCGGGGCCATGGTCCGATTCGCTGCCGAGGGAACTGACGAAGGCACTGATTTCCAACTGCATTTACGCCCGGCTCCGCCTGTGTGATGGGTACTGTTCCTCAAGGCGTTACCCCGATCCGCGCGCTCGCGTCCATCGCGCTTGCGCCATAGGCCGGTGGGCGAATCCCCCTGTCCACTAGGCCGAGGGACGGCGGAAGCGCAGGGGTTCGCCGAAGCCGGGAACGGCGAAACGACCGGGATCGACCGCCTGTTCGGCCAAGGCGTGGTGCAGCGCGCGGATGGGGGCGTCGATGCCCTCGGCGGTCAGCTGGAAGGTCCCGAAATGCATGGCGACGCTGTGTCGCGCCCCCAGGTCGCGGTGCGCCCGCACGGCATCCGCCGGATTCATGTGCTGGGCGGCCATGAACCAGCGCGGCTCGTAGGCGCCGATCGGCAGCAGGGCCACGTCGATGGCGCCGAACCGCCGCCCGATCTCCCGGAAATGCGGGCAATAGCCGCTGTCGCCCGCGAAATAGATGGCGGCCTCCGGCGTCTCGACCACGAAGCCGCCCCACAGCGTCCGGCGCCGGTCGAAGGGGGTGCGGGCGGACCAGTGCTGCGCCGGGACGAAGGTGATCCGGGTGCCGTGCGGGCCGGGCAGGCTGTCCCACCAATCCAGCTCATGCACCGCGTCGAAGCCCGCGCGGCGCATCATCGGGCCGTTGCCCAGCCCCGTCATCACCTGCGGCACGCCGCGCCGCCGCGCCAGTTGGCGGAGCGTCGGGGCGTCGAGATGGTCGTAGTGGTTGTGGCTGAGCAGAACCGCGTCGATGGCCGGCAGATCCTCCATCCGCACCGCGGGCGGGCGCACCCGCCGCGGCCCCAGCCGCCCGAAGGGTCCGGCGCGGTCGGAATAGACGGGGTCGGTCAGGAAGGCGGCGCCGCCGATCTGGATCAGGAAGGTCGCCTGCCCGATGAAGGTCACCGCGACCTCGCCCCGCGCGGGGGTGATGGCGCGGAAAGGGCGGGGCGGTTCCGGGTCCGGCGGAGTCCAGCGCGGGCCGCGCGCCTTGTAGAGCCGCCACAACTCGCGCGGGCTCTTGTCCGTGTCGGCGTGCGGGTTGAAGAAACGGCGCCCGTCCCAGTGGTCGGATGGGACGGCGGGAAAGCGGGGCTGGCTGTCGTCGCGCGGCATGACACGAGAAGTGGGGTGGTGCGGCGGCTTTGGCTAGACCGCCGTCTTCCGCGATGCGGCAAGAATTTGATGTCAGCAACCAGAACAGTTCACAAGACGGAATATCAGGAAACTAAAGCATTGAAAGCGTTGCGTTTTTTGGGGTCTGCTCTGCAATAAGCGCGCGTGTGGTATTAGGTATACCAGAGCATATTGGTCTCAACGAACAACGCCCCCGATAACGCCTCCCAACGATTGGAGACCATCATGAACAGCTCGACCTACACCCACATCGGCAACGACCGCGCCCCGTCCTCCGCCCTCCAGGCCGTCCGCGAGTTCCTCGCCGCCTGGCTGCGCGCGACCCCGGCCTACATCGTCTACCGGGCCCTGAACGAGCGTTGATCTATAAGGGTTGATTTCCGAGCGTCGATTGTCGAACGGGGGCGGCCCAGCGGTCGCCCCCGTGCTGCATCAACGCGTTGCTTCCTGGTTCAGGACGCCGGCGTGAAGTTCCGGCGCCAGACCGGCGCCAGGTTCGGCAGGGCCAGCACCCGCTCCGCCACGCCCGAGAGCTTCGGAGCGTGGTCCGCGAACCAGTCGCGGCGGGGCCGCCAATGCACCATCGCCCCGATGTAGATGTCGAGCGCGCTGAAGCGCTCCCCCAGCACCCACGGGCCATCGCCGATCTGCGACTCCAGCCAGAGCCACAGCGTCTTGCGGTGCTCCACCATCGTCGCGCCGAGTGTCTCCGGAGCCTCCGTCACCCAGCGCTCCGGATAATCGCCGTAGGTGAAGGTCGGGTAGACGTTCGCCACCAGCCAGACCAGCAGCCGCAGGAAAGTCGCACGCTCCGGCGCGTCGGGCGGCGGCGCCAACCCGGCGTCCGGGTGCCGTTCGGCCAGCAGCAGCGCGATGGCCGCGCTTTCCGTCATCACCGTCCCGTCCGGCAGGACCAGGGTCGGGATCTGCCCCAGCGGGTTCAGCGCCAGCAGCCTCCGCCGCGCCTCGCCCGGCGCGTCGAAGCCCTCGACGTTCTCGAAGACGAAGGGCGCGCCGCACTGGACCAGCATCGCCTCCGTCAGGACGGACCCCCAGCCGGGCGCCCCGTAAAGCCTGTAGTCCGGTCCGCTCATTCCCGTTCCCTCCCGTCCCGGATTGCCTGTTCCGAAACCTGCGACGCCGCCAGCGTCCAGAAGGCCTCCGCCGCCGGGCTCTGGCGGGCGCGCGGGCGGAAGAGGCGGACCTCCACCGGGATTTCCCAGCCCGCTCCGCCGGCCCGCACCAGCCGGCCCTGCGCCAAGTCATCGGCGATCAGGCTGTCCGGCAGCCACGCCACGCCGCGCCCGTCGCGGGCCAGCGTGCGCAGCACCGCGGCGAGGTGCGAGGTGAAGACGGTGTCGAGCGCCAGAGGCGTTGGAAAGCCGCCGCGCGCCGCGGTGACGATGCGCCCCATGCCGGATTCCGGGCTGTAGGCGAGATGGGGCAGGGCGGCCCCGCCGCTGGACAAGGAATGCCGCGGCGCGCCCGCCTCGTCCGGCGCGCAGACCGGCACCAGACGGTCGCTCCCCACCGCGGCCGAGCGGAAGGCCCCGGCCTCCAGCCGGGAGGGGGCCGCCGCATGGGCGTGGCACAGCAGGAACTGCGCCTGCCCCTGCATCATCACCTGCTCGCAGGCCTGCATGCTGTCGGACAGCAGATGGATGGCGCCCAGCCGCGCCTGCCCCTCCAGCCGACTCAGCCAAGTCGGAAAGAAGGTCAGCGACAGCGCGTGGGTCGCCGCGAAGCGCAGCGCCGTGGCCGCCGCTCCGCCGGCCAGCCGCGCCTCCTCCCGCCCTTGCAGGAGGCGGCGCACCGTCTCGTCGGCGAAGGGGCGGAAGCGGCGCCCGGCCTCGGTCAGCCCGACCGGCTGGGTGCTGCGGTCGAACAGCGGCGTGCCGGTCCAGTCCTCCAGAGCGCGGATGCGGCGGCTGAAGGCCGGCTGGGTCAGGTTGCGCCGCTGCGCCGCGCGGGAGAAGTTGCCGCACTCCGCCAGGGCGAGGAAGTCCTCGAGCCAGTTCAGTTCCATCGCCGCACCGCCAGCCCATGTTCCGTCGGCCCATCATGCCGGACGCGCATCACGCGATTTGAAACTGGCATTGGCCCGGCGGTCCCGTCCATCCCTATCCTGCGGCCCAGGGCAGAGGAACAAGCCAAAGGGAAGCAGCGCCATGCGCATCGTGGAAATCCGGGAAAAGACCGTCGGCATCAAGTCCGACATCGCCAACGCCTACATCGACTTCAGCCAGATGACCTGCTCCACCGTGGCGGTCATCACCGACGTGGTGCGCGACGGCAAGCCGGTGATCGGCTACGGCTTCAATTCCAACGGGCGCTACGGCGCCGGCGGCCTGATGCGGGAGCGCTTCATCCCCCGCCTGACCTCCGCCGCTCCCGACAGCCTGATCGACGAGGCGAACGGCAATCTGGACCCGTACAAGATCTGGGCGCGGCTGATGACCAACGAGAAGCCGGGCGGCCATGGCGAGCGCTCGGTCGCGGTGGGCACCATCGACATGGCGGTGTGGGACGCCGTGGCGAAGATCGCCGGCAAGCCGCTCTACCGCCTGCTCGCGGACCGCTACCGCGGCGGCGTGGCCGACGAGTCGGTCTGGGTCTACGCCGCGGGCGGCTACTACTACCCCGGCAAGGGGGTGGAGGCGCTCCAGGACGAGATGCGCAGCTACCGCGACCGCGGCTACAAGGTCGTGAAGATGAAGATCGGCGCCACCTCGCTGGAGGACGACCTGCGCCGCATCGAGGCGGTGCTGGAGGTGGTCGGCGATGGGCAGAACCTCTGCGTCGACGCCAACGGCCGCTTCGACCTGAAGACCGCCATCGCCTACGCCGAGGCGCTGAAGCCCTACAATCTCTTCTGGTACGAGGAGGCCGGTGACCCGCTCGACTACGCGCTCCAGGCCGAGCTGGCGAACCACTATGACGGCGCGATGGCGACCGGCGAGAACCTGTTCAGCCACCAGGACGCCCGCAACCTGATCCGCCACGGCGGCATGCGCCCGGACCGCGACTGGCTGCAGTTCGACTGCGCGCTCAGCTATGGCCTCGTCGAGTACATGCGCACCCTGGACATGCTGGCGGAGAACGGCTGGTCGAGCCGCCGCGTCGTGCCGCACGGCGGCCACCAGATGTCGCTGAACATCGCCGCCGGCCTGCATCTGGGCGGCAACGAGTCCTACCCGGACGTGTTCAAGCCCTTCTGCGGCTTCGCCGACAGCATCGCGGTCGAGGACGGGCGCGTCCGCCTGCCGGAACTGCCGGGCATCGGTTTCGAGGACAAGGCGGAGCTGTTCCGCACCATGCGGGAGGCGCTGGAGACGGCGTGATCGGACTCGCCACGCCCTCTCCCGCCCCGGGAGAGGGTCTCGCACCCTGTACGGGCGGTATAAGGCGTTGACTAGCGTCGGATCGTCCTCACATGCTGTTGCGGTGTTCAACAGTTTTGAAAGGAGGTGATCCAATGTCTCATGGAGCCAAGCCGGTAGCCGTTCTGTTCGGTCTCGCCGCCCTCCTGACGGCGGGGGTCGCCAGCGCGGACTGCTCCTCCAGCCACAGCGCCAGCGCCGGCACGCAGAAGCCGGCCAGCGATACGGTCGCCACCGGCGACCGGGCTTCGGGCAGCACCCGCGGCTGATATCAGCAACGAAACACTGGCAAGCACCATGCTGAACGGGCCGCTTCCCATCTGGGAGGCGGCCCGTTTCCTTTTGGCGTCCGAGGACAAGCCGAAGGTTCTCGTTCCGGTTTGTCCGGATATTCCTGTCATCATGCTGTGCCTTTCTGTTCCGTGAAAGATTTGTTCACGAATAATGCTGTGCCGGAAACGGTGATGTACTGCGGTCTCCATGGGCGCTCGGCCCCACGAAGCCTCAACGACGTGGAGACCTCATGCAGTACCGACAAAACACTGGAATCGACTTCGGCCCGACCTGCTGCGGCAGCCTCCGTCACGACTCCCGCCGGACCTTTCTGAAGATCGCCACGCTGGGCGCCGGTGCCGCGCTGATGGCGCCCCTGGCCGTCGGCGCCGCGCGCGCCGCGCAGCCCGGCGGGGAGGTGGAGGCGCTGCTGCTCTCCTGCATGGATTACCGGCTGATCGACGACATCGGCCGCTACATGGACGGGCGCGGGCTGACCAACCGCTACGACCATGTGATCCTGGCCGGCGCGTCGCTGGGCGCCCTGACCGAGCGGAAGAAGGCGTGGGGCGAGGCGTTCTGGGACCATGTGGCGGTCGCCAAGCAACTGCACGGGATCAAGCGCGTGATGGTCATGGACCACCGCGACTGCGGCGCCTACCGCGTCTTCCTGGGGACGGATCAGACGGGGGACTTGGCGGCGGACCCGGAGAGGGAGACCGCCGTGCACGCCGAACAGCTCCGCGCGCTGGGCGCCGCGATCAAGGAACGGCACCCCGATCTGGGCGTGGAACTGCTGCTGATGGCGCTGGACGGCAGCGTCGAGCCCATCGCCGAATCCGCCTGAGGACGGGCGGACAATCCCATGGCGCCGGGGCACCGGGCACCCGTTCCTCCGGCGCCTTTATAATTCGTATGCGAAATAGTCGGTTGAGCGCGGTCCCTCCTTTTGGTAAACGCAAGGTAAGGATGTGGCCGGCGGGGTAGCGGGGCACCGCTGCCGCGGATATGACGGCGTGCATCGGACCCGGGGTGCCATGCGTCCCTTGGGAAGTGCTGGGTCGTGCCGTTCCCTTCCGTGCTGTTCCCGGGCCACCGATGAGCATTCTCACACGCCTCGTCCTGCTTGTTCTCCTCGCCAGCCTGCCGGCCATCGGCATCCTGGCCCACAACAGCCTGGCCGCCATCGAGGCGGGGGAGCGACAGGCCGAGGCCGAGGCCCGCCGCCTGCTGACCCTGATCCAGGACGAGCAGCAGCGGGTCGTGGAGGGCATGCGCGGCGTGCTGGTGACGGTGGCCGAGATGGCGCCGCGGCTCGCCATCGACCCCCAGCAATGCTCCTCCACCCTGAACCGCCTGCGCGGCCGGCTGCCGCGGGTGAAGGGCATCGCCCTGACCGATCTCGACGGCGCGGTCCGCTGCGCCAGCGATTCGAAATTGAACGGCCTGATGGTGGCGGCCCTGCCGCACATCCGCATGGCGCTCTACGGGCAGGGCTTCGTCGTCGGCGACTACGCGGTGCGGCGGCTGGACGGGCGGCCCGTGCTGCCCTTCGCGGCGCCCTACACCGACGGGACGGGCCGCATGGCGGGGGTGGTGTCCATCGCGCTCGACGCCGGATGGCTGCGCGAGTATCTGGCGGAGAAGCCGCTGCCGCCGAACGCCATGCTGGTGCTGGCCGACCGCAACGGCACCTTGCTGGGCCGCTTCCCCGGCAGCGACGACCAGCGGGTGGGCAAGCCGCTGCCCGAGCCGCTGATGGCCCTGCTGCGCGCGCCGTCCGACGGCGTGGCGGAGGTTGCCGGGCTGGATGGCGAGCCGCGGATCCTGGCCTACGCCCCGGTGGACCAGAAGGTCCGCGAGCTGTTCCTGGCGGTCGGGCTGGACCGGTCGGAGGCGCTGCGCCCCGTCACCGCCGCGGCCGAGCGGAGCGCGTTCCTGCTGGCGCTGGCGGCGGCGCTCTCCCTGGCCGCGGCCTGGATCGGCGCGCGGCTGTTCGTGCTGCGCCCGGTGGCCCGGCTGAAGCGGGTGGTGGAGCGCTGGAGCGCCGGGGAGCGGGACGCGCGGATCGGCCGGCCGGGCGACCGCTCGGAAATCGGCGCGCTCGGCCGCGCCTTCGACTCCATGGCTCAGGAGCTTCAAGCGCGGGAGCAGGCCCGCGACGCCGCCCACGCCGCCGAGCACCGCATGGCGGCGATCCTCGCCGCCTCGACCGACGCGGTGGTGGAACTGGACCATGAGGGCCGCGTGACCTTCGCCAACGAGAAGGCGGCGCGCCTGTTCGGCGACGGCGGGGACCTCGTGGGGCACGTCTTCGTGGCCCTGCTGCCGCCCGGCGTGGCCGAACCTTTCGCCGCGCGCCTGCGCGACGCGCTGGCCCGGCGGGAGCCGGAGGAATTCGAGATCCGGCTGGGCGGCGGCGAGGAGCACGGCGGCGAGGATCGGAGCGGCGGCGACTGGTACGCCCTGCGCCTGTTCGCCACCGGCGACAGGCTGGCCCTCTATGCCCAGGACGTGACGCGCCGCAAGGAGGACGAACGGGCCATCCGGCGGGCCGTGGAGCGCCACCGCTCCCTGCTGGAGACCGCCGCCGACGCGATCCTTCTGGTGGACGCCAAGGGCACGGTGCACACCTTCAATCGCGGGGCGGAGCGCATCTTCGGCCATCGCCCGGCCGACGCGGTCGGGACGGACGTGCGCCGGCTCATCCCGGGCGGCCTGATTTCGGAGCCTCTCAGCCCGGACCGGCTGGCCGACGGTGTCGCCCGCGAGGTGGAGGGGCGGCGGCGCGATGGGCTGGCGGTGCCGCTGGAGCTGTCGCTGTCGGCCTGGAGCGACGGCGGCGACCGCTTCTTCACCGCCATCCTGCGCGACATCACCGAGCGCAAGCGCACCGAATCGGCGCTGCGCCGCGCCAAGGACCAGGCGGAGCGGGCCAACCGGGCGAAGTCGCGCTTCCTCGCCGCGGCCAGCCACGATCTGCGCCAGCCGGTGCAGTCGCTGTTCTTCCTCACCTCCGCGCTGGGCGAGCAGACGCAGGGCACGCCGGGCCACGGCACGCTGAAGACCATGCAGCAGGCGCTGGAGGCGCTGAAGCGCCTGCTCGACGGGTTGCTGGACATCTCCAAGCTCGACGCCGGGGTGGTCGAGCCGGTGACCACCACCGTGGCGATCCAGCCGCTTTTCGAACGCCTCGCCGCCGAATACGCGCCGGAGGCGGCGCGGCGCGGCCTGACCCTGCGCGTCGTCCCGACCACGCTCCACGCGCGCAGCGACCCCATGCTGCTGGAGCGGGTCGTCCGCAACCTGCTGGACAACGCGCTGCGCTACACCGGGCGGGGCGGGGTGGTGCTGGGCGTGCGGCGGTCGCGCCGCCGTTTCCACATCGCCGTGTGCGACAGCGGCGCCGGCATCCCGCCGGACCGCCAGGAGGACATCTTTGAGGAATTCACCCAGCTCGGCAATCCGGAGCGCGACCGCGAGAAGGGGCTGGGGCTCGGCCTCGCCATCGTGCGGCGGCTGTGCGCCCTGCTCGGCCATTCCGTCGCCCTGCGGTCGCGGCCGGGGAGCGGATCGACCTTCCTGGTCACCGTGCCCGCCGCCGAACCGCCGCGGCCCGCTGTGACGACGGTTCCCGCGGTCGGCCGGACGGAGGGCGGCGGGTGCCGGCTCGTCCTGATCATCGACGACGAGGTGATCATCCTGATGGGGCTGCGCGCCATGCTGGAGGGCTGGGGCTACGAGGTCATCGCCGCCACCGCCGGGGACGAGGCGATCCGCCTGCTCGACGAGGCCGGGCGGCGGCCGGACGTCATCCTGGCCGACTACCGGCTGCGCAACGGAAAGACCGGTCCGGAAGCCCTGCGCGCCATCCACGCCCATTGCCGGTCCCCGATTCCCAGCATCATCCTGACCGGCGACACCGCCCCCGAACGCATCGTCGAGGCCCAGCGCAGCGGCTTCGCCATCCTGCACAAGCCGGTGTCGTCCCATCACCTGAAGCAGGTGGTGGCCGAAGCCGGGGCCCGCTGAGGGCGCCCGGCGTCTTCGGCCCGCCTTCAGCGCGCCTGGACCAGCGCGTGGCGCTTGCGCCCGGCGGACAGGCGGATCAGCCCCTCGCCGTCGAGGTCCCCCAGGGTCAGCAGCGCCGCCTCGTCGGTCACGAGGGTGCCGTTCACCCGCGCCCCGCCGTCGCGGATCAGCCGCCGCGCCGCCCCCTTGGACTCGGCGAGCCCGGCGGCGGCCAGCAGGTCGGCCAGACGGACGCCGGCGGCGAGGTCGGCGCGGGCGGCCTCCACCATCGGCAGGCCGCCGCCGGACCCGGCTTCCTCGAAGACCCGGCGGGCGGTCTCCCCGGCCTCGGCCGCGGCGGCCACCCCGTGGCAGAGGGATGTCGCCTCATGGGCGAGGATCTTCTTGGCCTCGTTGATCTCCGATCCCCGGAGCGCCTCCAGCCGGGCGATCTCGTCCAGCGGCAGCTCGGTGAACAGGCGCAGGAAGCGGCCGACGTCCGCGTCCTCCGTGTTGCGCCAGAACTGCCAGAAATCGTGCGGGCTGCGCCGGTCGGCGTTCAGCCACACCGCCCCCGCCGCCGTCTTGCCCATCTTGGCGCCCGACGCGGTGGTCAGCAGCGGCGTGGTCAGGCCGAACAGCTCCGTCCCGTCGACGCGGCGGGCCAACTCGATCCCGTTGACGATGTTGCCCCACTGGTCCGATCCGCCCATC
This genomic stretch from Azospirillum sp. TSH58 harbors:
- a CDS encoding alginate export family protein, yielding MKRWRGALAAVLLLQSAPAPAETPAEAPPPPLTNSRYDEDYRYLLDPAAGSGAFWERFKAIPLTPGGAVSLSTGLEARLRGEAVRNSGWGQDEPRNDAYGLWRLLPYADLRAGPALRVFGQLVMAGSAGKLGPEGAPDVDRADLLQGFADLSVPLGSAQGTLRAGRQMLAYGSERLISLRYGANVPRAFDAVTGIVQSGPWRVDGFLGRPVRAAPDLFDDRRDGGRSAWGLYATRGAAAGWGTGLDAYYIGYGNRAASFEGGQGREERHTLGTRLFGKTGGWDWNWEAMLQAGRIDGDTIAAWSVASDTGHRWEDLPLRPRLGLKANIASGDRDPGDGRLGTFNPLFPRAKYFGELTPVGPLNLMNLHPSVDLALSDDVSLSASAIAYWRMSLEDGVYDLSGNLLRSGAGSRSRHIGTQGELVLSYAAGRTVEGLLSYSLFRPGSFLQDTGPAKTIHFVGMEAVFKF
- a CDS encoding LysR family transcriptional regulator produces the protein MELNWLEDFLALAECGNFSRAAQRRNLTQPAFSRRIRALEDWTGTPLFDRSTQPVGLTEAGRRFRPFADETVRRLLQGREEARLAGGAAATALRFAATHALSLTFFPTWLSRLEGQARLGAIHLLSDSMQACEQVMMQGQAQFLLCHAHAAAPSRLEAGAFRSAAVGSDRLVPVCAPDEAGAPRHSLSSGGAALPHLAYSPESGMGRIVTAARGGFPTPLALDTVFTSHLAAVLRTLARDGRGVAWLPDSLIADDLAQGRLVRAGGAGWEIPVEVRLFRPRARQSPAAEAFWTLAASQVSEQAIRDGRERE
- a CDS encoding MBL fold metallo-hydrolase; this translates as MPRDDSQPRFPAVPSDHWDGRRFFNPHADTDKSPRELWRLYKARGPRWTPPDPEPPRPFRAITPARGEVAVTFIGQATFLIQIGGAAFLTDPVYSDRAGPFGRLGPRRVRPPAVRMEDLPAIDAVLLSHNHYDHLDAPTLRQLARRRGVPQVMTGLGNGPMMRRAGFDAVHELDWWDSLPGPHGTRITFVPAQHWSARTPFDRRRTLWGGFVVETPEAAIYFAGDSGYCPHFREIGRRFGAIDVALLPIGAYEPRWFMAAQHMNPADAVRAHRDLGARHSVAMHFGTFQLTAEGIDAPIRALHHALAEQAVDPGRFAVPGFGEPLRFRRPSA
- a CDS encoding mandelate racemase/muconate lactonizing enzyme family protein — translated: MRIVEIREKTVGIKSDIANAYIDFSQMTCSTVAVITDVVRDGKPVIGYGFNSNGRYGAGGLMRERFIPRLTSAAPDSLIDEANGNLDPYKIWARLMTNEKPGGHGERSVAVGTIDMAVWDAVAKIAGKPLYRLLADRYRGGVADESVWVYAAGGYYYPGKGVEALQDEMRSYRDRGYKVVKMKIGATSLEDDLRRIEAVLEVVGDGQNLCVDANGRFDLKTAIAYAEALKPYNLFWYEEAGDPLDYALQAELANHYDGAMATGENLFSHQDARNLIRHGGMRPDRDWLQFDCALSYGLVEYMRTLDMLAENGWSSRRVVPHGGHQMSLNIAAGLHLGGNESYPDVFKPFCGFADSIAVEDGRVRLPELPGIGFEDKAELFRTMREALETA
- a CDS encoding carbonic anhydrase, with amino-acid sequence MQYRQNTGIDFGPTCCGSLRHDSRRTFLKIATLGAGAALMAPLAVGAARAAQPGGEVEALLLSCMDYRLIDDIGRYMDGRGLTNRYDHVILAGASLGALTERKKAWGEAFWDHVAVAKQLHGIKRVMVMDHRDCGAYRVFLGTDQTGDLAADPERETAVHAEQLRALGAAIKERHPDLGVELLLMALDGSVEPIAESA
- a CDS encoding glutathione S-transferase family protein — its product is MSGPDYRLYGAPGWGSVLTEAMLVQCGAPFVFENVEGFDAPGEARRRLLALNPLGQIPTLVLPDGTVMTESAAIALLLAERHPDAGLAPPPDAPERATFLRLLVWLVANVYPTFTYGDYPERWVTEAPETLGATMVEHRKTLWLWLESQIGDGPWVLGERFSALDIYIGAMVHWRPRRDWFADHAPKLSGVAERVLALPNLAPVWRRNFTPAS